A genomic stretch from Setaria viridis chromosome 1, Setaria_viridis_v4.0, whole genome shotgun sequence includes:
- the LOC117841718 gene encoding probable CCR4-associated factor 1 homolog 7, translated as MEMSDPTAAVIPKPDGGDDESVEIREVWADNLEEEFALIRDVVDEFPFVAMDTEFPGIVCRPVGAFRSPADYNYATLKANVDMLHLIQLGLTFSGPRGELPALGADRRRCVWQFNFREFDDARDIFASDSIELLRRSGIDFRRNAERGVDARRFAELLMSSGVVLNDSVYWVTFHAGYDFGYLLKILTCNSLPDTQAGFFKLMKIYFPTVYDIKHLMKFCNSLHGGLNKLAELLDVERVGESHQAGSDSLVTSCAFWKLKDSFFAGSTEKYAGVLYGLNAENGVSAH; from the coding sequence ATGGAAATGTCAGATCCCACAGCCGCCGTGATCCCCAagcccgacggcggcgacgatgagTCGGTGGAGATCCGGGAGGTGTGGGCGGACAACCTCGAGGAGGAGTTCGCGCTCATCCGCGACGTCGTCGACGAGTTCCCCTTCGTCGCGATGGACACGGAGTTCCCGGGCATTGTCTGCCGCCCCGTCGGCGCCTTCCGCTCCCCGGCGGACTACAACTACGCCACCCTCAAGGCCAACGTCGACATGCTCCACctcatccagctcggcctcaCCTTCTCCGGCCCGCGTGGCGAGCTGCCGGCACTcggcgccgaccgccgccgctgcgtctGGCAGTTCAACTTCCGCGAGTTCGACGACGCGCGCGACATCTTCGCATCCGACTCCATCGAGCTGCTCCGTCGTAGCGGCATCGACTTCCGCCGCAATGCCGAGCGCGGCGTCGATGCACGGCGGTTCGCGGAGCTCCTCATGTCCTCCGGCGTTGTGCTCAACGATTCGGTATACTGGGTTACCTTCCACGCGGGATACGACTTCGGCTATCTGCTGAAGATCCTCACCTGCAACAGTCTACCAGACACGCAAGCCGGATTCTTCAAGCTGATGAAGATATATTTCCCAACCGTGTACGACATCAAGCACCTCATGAAGTTCTGCAACAGCTTGCACGGTGGGCTGAATAAGCTCGCTGAACTGCTCGATGTGGAGCGTGTTGGGGAGTCCCACCAGGCTGGGTCTGATAGCCTGGTCACATCCTGCGCGTTCTGGAAGCTCAAGGATTCATTCTTTGCCGGCTCAACAGAGAAATATGCAGGCGTGCTGTATGGGCTCAATGCAGAGAATGGTGTTAGTGCACACTGA
- the LOC117841390 gene encoding pentatricopeptide repeat-containing protein At5g27460, with product MATVARRSGLAVADFLHLASRTPNPKPFSSSALSSSSSSAPPKTARVREDDLSRHLLRLRFRPPRGAAAAAVERWAQVRGHISQLELHRAIVQLRGARRYEHALEVFSWMDSCNSLELSSWDHAARLGLIAKAHGTSQAEEYYKKLKSAAAKTGASFPLLHCYVTDRNVQKAESFMAELQSCGLPVDPHTFNEMMKLYVATYQYEKVLSVVDLMKRNNVPRNVLSYNLWMNACAQVSGVASVQSVFKEMVNDGMVEIGWSTYCTIANIFRMHGLTTKAQACLRKAETKLSPTGRLGYSFVMTCYAALNDTDGVMRLWEASKSVPGRIPNANYMTAMLCSIKVGDVGRAEWIFGSWEADCRKHDVRVSNVLLGAYVRNGWIEKAERLHIHMLEKGARPNYKTWEILMEGYVQSKQMDKAADTMKKCLSLLKSCHWRPPLELLEAIAKHFEERGSADDAYRYTKVLQRFNLTSLPLYKSLLRAYINAGIVPPNILEMIAKDQIIMDEEMDRLIILAGKIDITCNGQPLTGTCNHQSVDFVN from the exons ATGGCCACTGTCGCGCGCCGCTctggcctcgccgtcgccgacttcctccacctcgcctcccgcacaccaaaccctaaacccttctcctcctcggcgtTATCCTCCTCGTCCAGCTCCGCCCCTCCCAAGACCGCCCGGGTCCGCGAGGATGACCTCTCGAGgcacctcctccggctccgcttccgcccgccgcgcggggccgccgcggccgccgtcgagAGATGGGCGCAGGTGCGCGGCCACATATCGCAGCTGGAGCTCCATCGCGCAATCGTGCAGCTCCGGGGCGCGCGCCGCTACGAGCACGCCCTTGAG GTTTTCTCATGGATGGACTCATGCAACTCACTCGAATTGTCATCATGGGATCATGCAGCAAGACTGGGCTTGATTGCTAAAGCTCACGGCACTTCTCAAGCCGAGGAATATTACAAGAAACTAAAGAGCGCTGCTGCCAAAACAGGTGCATCATTCCCTCTACTCCACTGCTATGTGACAGACAGAAATGTACAGAAGGCTGAATCCTTTATGGCTGAGTTGCAGAGTTGTGGGCTGCCTGTTGATCCTCACACATTCAATGAAATGATGAAGCTCTACGTTGCAACCTATCAGTATGAGAAGGTCCTTAGTGTAGTTGACCTCATGAAACGCAACAACGTTCCCAGAAATGTTCTCTCCTACAACCTTTGGATGAATGCATGTGCTCAAGTCTCTGGTGTTGCCTCAGTACAATCAGTGTTCAAGGAGATGGTGAACGATGGTATGGTCGAGATTGGTTGGAGTACATACTGCACAATAGCCAACATCTTCAGGATGCATGGACTGACTACTAAAGCGCAAGCTTGTCTTAGGAAAGCTGAAACAAAACTGTCACCGACAGGGCGCTTAGGATACTCCTTTGTAATGACATGTTATGCAGCTCTGAATGACACTGACGGGGTTATGAGATTGTGGGAGGCTAGTAAAAGTGTCCCAGGCAGAATCCCCAATGCAAACTACATGACTGCAATGCTATGTTCAATAAAAGTTGGCGATGTCGGCCGGGCTGAGTGGATCTTTGGAAGCTGGGAAGCAGACTGCAGGAAGCATGATGTGCGGGTTTCAAATGTTCTTCTTGGTGCTTATGTGAGGAATGGGTGGATTGAAAAGGCTGAGAGGCTCCACATCCACATGTTAGAGAAAGGAGCGCGTCCAAATTACAAGACATGGGAGATATTGATGGAGGGATATGTTCAGAGTAAGCAGATGGACAAAGCTGCGGACACCATGAAGAAATGTCTATCTTTGCTGAAGAGCTGCCATTGGAGACCTCCACTTGAACTGCTGGAGGCCATTGCAAAACATTTTGAGGAGCGAGGCAGTGCTGATGATGCATATAGATACACTAAGGTTCTCCAAAGGTTTAACTTGACAAGCTTGCCCCTATACAAGTCACTGCTTCGAGCATATATCAATGCTGGCATTGTGCCGCCGAATATCCTTGAGATGATAGCAAAAGATCAGATTATTATGGATGAAGAAATGGACCGATTGATCATACTTGCTGGTAAGATAGATATCACATGCAATGGACAGCCTTTAACTGGAACATGCAATCATCAGTCAGTCGACTTTGTCAATTAG